One genomic window of Pelagicoccus enzymogenes includes the following:
- the urtA gene encoding urea ABC transporter substrate-binding protein, translated as MKDVKKLTLGLASAAALFSSSLLAQDTVKVGVLHSLSGTMAISETSLRDILLFAFDEINASGGVLGKKIEPVVVDGASDWPTFAEKAEQLLAQDEVAVTFGCWTSVSRKFVLPVYEKYDGLLFYPVQYEGEEMSPNIFYTAEAVNQQAIPAVDFLLEEGYEKFYLVGTDYVYPQTTNLVLFEYLKSKGIPEENIGGGLRKENGEVISAGKYTPFSHTDYQQIVAEIKNFSAGGGAAVINTINGDSNVSFFKEIAASGITSDTTPIVSFSLSEDEFRALPTDDLVGHLGCWTYFMSLDTPANKKFVANFQKWLKEKAPSSVEKENRVTCSPMVLSYNGVYLWKAAVEKAGTFDYAEVRDALWSGVSFDGPGGTVTTQPNHHLTKNVYIGETLENGQFEILESFDNVYGEPFLKGTFE; from the coding sequence ATGAAGGATGTTAAAAAACTAACCCTTGGCCTCGCCTCAGCGGCCGCCTTGTTCTCCTCCTCGCTTCTAGCTCAAGACACCGTTAAGGTCGGTGTCCTCCATTCGCTCAGCGGTACTATGGCAATCAGCGAAACCTCGCTGCGCGACATCTTGCTTTTTGCGTTTGACGAAATCAATGCCTCTGGCGGCGTTCTCGGCAAGAAGATCGAGCCGGTCGTAGTGGATGGCGCATCCGACTGGCCAACCTTCGCCGAAAAGGCGGAACAGCTGCTCGCTCAAGACGAGGTAGCGGTTACTTTTGGTTGCTGGACTTCCGTGAGCCGTAAGTTCGTGCTTCCTGTCTACGAAAAGTACGACGGTCTGCTTTTCTATCCCGTTCAGTACGAGGGCGAGGAAATGTCTCCCAACATCTTCTACACGGCTGAGGCGGTTAACCAGCAGGCGATCCCCGCGGTGGACTTCCTTCTCGAGGAAGGCTACGAAAAGTTCTACTTGGTAGGCACGGACTACGTTTATCCGCAGACTACCAACTTGGTGCTCTTCGAGTACTTGAAGTCGAAGGGCATCCCTGAAGAAAACATCGGTGGCGGACTTCGTAAGGAAAACGGCGAAGTGATCTCGGCTGGCAAGTACACGCCATTCAGCCACACCGACTACCAGCAGATCGTTGCTGAAATCAAAAACTTCTCCGCTGGTGGCGGGGCAGCGGTGATCAACACGATCAATGGCGACTCGAACGTATCCTTCTTCAAGGAGATTGCCGCTTCCGGTATCACCTCCGACACTACGCCGATCGTTTCTTTCAGCCTCTCGGAAGACGAGTTCCGCGCCCTCCCAACCGACGACCTCGTTGGTCACCTCGGTTGCTGGACTTACTTCATGTCTCTCGACACGCCTGCGAACAAGAAGTTCGTTGCGAACTTCCAGAAGTGGTTGAAGGAAAAGGCTCCCAGCAGCGTCGAGAAGGAAAACCGCGTGACCTGCTCGCCAATGGTTCTCTCCTACAACGGCGTGTACCTCTGGAAGGCCGCCGTAGAAAAGGCTGGAACTTTCGATTATGCGGAAGTTCGTGACGCGCTTTGGTCCGGCGTTTCCTTCGACGGCCCAGGCGGGACGGTTACTACCCAACCGAACCATCACCTCACCAAGAACGTCTACATCGGCGAGACGCTCGAAAACGGCCAGTTCGAAATCCTTGAGTCTTTCGACAACGTCTACGGCGAGCCATTCTTGAAGGGCACTTTCGAGTAA
- the urtB gene encoding urea ABC transporter permease subunit UrtB yields MKKSLFVLLFTLVANLWGQDDPRVRQLLEDLALERADDQDALLDELANSGDSFVTSFVDAWRTGEVYQYAPDGSDPIIVIKVSEAYIQLSTWEELELTPSQIEEIEDNKSRPSRRLRRTLSRVTDTVDLASKDVGTRKAAALKLGQSQNQEYLEILRARLEKEENSSAAEALREAIAISLLANYSSPEELKEAIAALGEFRSIGAKSKIETIRDKALEEGDEDLAAIATQSVKYIEDHEAILRHAGSIFRGISTGSILLIVAFGLAITFGLMGIINMAHGEFVAIGGYTCYVMNQFFSEAYGTQSDAYQWFFWCSIPLSFLVAGTLGWLLEISFFRFLYKRPLESLLATWGLSMVMRQMFRLIFGAANVQVGNPEVLSGNVEFWGLAMSEARIFAIGFAGFVALLTWALLTKTNLGLFIRAVMQNRNMASSLGIPVKRVNSLTFAFGCGLAAMAGAVLSQIGNVGPEMGQAYIVQSFMVVVVGGVGNLLGAGLSALGIGVVDQILQPLIGPIMGTIAVLFIIILFLQRKPGGLFPTKSRSMED; encoded by the coding sequence ATGAAGAAGTCTCTTTTCGTCCTCCTATTTACCCTTGTCGCCAATCTTTGGGGACAAGACGACCCCAGAGTACGGCAGCTTCTTGAGGATCTTGCTCTTGAACGAGCGGATGACCAAGACGCGCTGCTGGATGAACTCGCTAATTCGGGGGATTCGTTTGTTACCAGCTTTGTCGATGCCTGGCGCACTGGCGAAGTTTATCAATACGCTCCAGATGGGAGCGACCCTATCATCGTTATTAAGGTATCCGAAGCTTACATACAGCTTTCGACTTGGGAAGAGCTCGAGTTAACGCCCAGTCAAATCGAGGAGATCGAGGACAACAAGAGCCGTCCGTCTCGCCGTTTGCGTCGCACCCTTTCCCGCGTCACGGATACAGTGGATTTGGCCTCCAAGGATGTCGGAACGCGAAAAGCTGCCGCGTTGAAGTTGGGTCAGAGCCAGAACCAAGAGTATTTAGAAATTCTCAGGGCTCGTCTCGAGAAAGAGGAAAACAGCTCTGCTGCCGAAGCCTTGCGAGAAGCGATCGCCATCAGCTTGCTGGCAAACTATTCCAGTCCGGAAGAGCTGAAGGAAGCGATTGCGGCGCTCGGCGAGTTCCGCTCTATCGGGGCGAAAAGCAAAATAGAAACCATTCGCGACAAAGCCCTGGAAGAAGGGGATGAGGACCTTGCGGCGATCGCTACCCAATCCGTGAAGTATATCGAAGACCACGAAGCGATACTGCGGCACGCGGGCAGTATCTTCCGAGGGATTAGCACAGGTAGTATATTGCTAATCGTAGCGTTTGGTCTGGCCATCACCTTTGGCTTGATGGGGATCATCAACATGGCTCATGGCGAGTTTGTAGCGATCGGTGGATACACCTGCTACGTGATGAACCAGTTCTTTTCCGAAGCCTACGGGACTCAATCGGACGCGTATCAATGGTTTTTCTGGTGTTCGATTCCGCTTAGTTTTCTGGTTGCGGGAACGCTAGGCTGGCTGCTTGAGATCAGCTTTTTCCGCTTTCTCTACAAACGACCGCTCGAGTCGCTGCTAGCGACTTGGGGCCTCTCAATGGTCATGCGCCAGATGTTCCGACTCATCTTCGGAGCGGCCAACGTTCAGGTTGGAAATCCGGAAGTGCTATCTGGCAACGTCGAGTTCTGGGGCTTGGCCATGAGCGAGGCGCGTATCTTCGCCATCGGTTTCGCCGGTTTCGTGGCCCTGCTGACCTGGGCCTTGCTCACCAAGACGAATCTAGGACTTTTCATCCGGGCGGTGATGCAAAACCGCAACATGGCTTCCAGCCTTGGTATCCCCGTCAAGCGAGTGAATTCGCTCACCTTCGCATTTGGCTGCGGCTTAGCGGCGATGGCCGGCGCGGTCTTGTCGCAGATCGGAAACGTTGGCCCTGAAATGGGGCAAGCGTACATCGTGCAAAGCTTCATGGTGGTGGTCGTCGGAGGCGTTGGCAACCTGCTGGGAGCAGGACTATCGGCCTTGGGCATTGGCGTCGTCGACCAGATCCTGCAGCCTTTGATCGGTCCGATTATGGGAACGATCGCGGTACTGTTTATCATTATCCTGTTTCTTCAGCGGAAGCCCGGCGGGCTTTTCCCGACGAAGTCTCGCAGCATGGAAGACTAG
- the urtC gene encoding urea ABC transporter permease subunit UrtC produces the protein MKLFDNKIEFGGFLMAGLVLVFVLPLLNAYVPEGSALHFSEYHIGLWGKYITWAILAMSLNLLWGYTGLLCLCQALFFALGAYAFGMYLMLHAGVDPVYNTALPDFMDFQGYTSLPWYWKPFGSGAFAIVASMVIPGLLALVFGYLAFSSRIKGVYFSILTQALTYALSLFFFMNTATIFGKSFILFGGNNGLNNFGEIFGFGVNEASTKRTVFVGSALLLLVVYLLIAWLIKTKFGMVQQAIRDSENRVRFSGYSTTNYKLLIFVGSAMIAGIAGAFYVPQVGGINANEMVPAKSLDVVVWVALGGRGTKFGPVIGAIVVSVIKSYAQVEFPNSWLIILGAIFMFVVLFMPNGLAGLPKQLAPLWARIRGNASTSATPVS, from the coding sequence ATGAAACTTTTCGATAATAAGATAGAATTCGGTGGCTTCTTGATGGCAGGGCTAGTCCTTGTTTTCGTGCTGCCTCTCCTGAACGCCTACGTGCCGGAGGGAAGCGCGTTACATTTCTCCGAGTATCACATCGGTCTTTGGGGAAAGTATATTACCTGGGCGATCTTGGCGATGAGCCTGAACTTGCTTTGGGGCTACACCGGGCTGCTCTGCCTCTGTCAGGCATTGTTTTTCGCTTTGGGCGCTTACGCCTTTGGCATGTACCTGATGCTGCACGCTGGAGTGGATCCGGTTTATAATACGGCTTTGCCGGACTTCATGGACTTTCAGGGCTATACCTCGCTCCCGTGGTACTGGAAGCCTTTTGGCAGTGGAGCGTTCGCTATTGTCGCCTCTATGGTCATCCCGGGATTGCTTGCTTTGGTTTTTGGATACCTTGCGTTCAGTTCGCGAATAAAAGGCGTCTATTTCTCGATCCTGACCCAAGCTTTGACGTATGCGCTGTCGCTGTTCTTCTTTATGAATACAGCTACGATCTTCGGAAAGAGCTTCATCCTTTTCGGAGGAAATAACGGGCTGAACAACTTCGGGGAGATCTTTGGCTTCGGCGTAAACGAGGCGTCCACCAAGCGCACGGTGTTTGTTGGAAGCGCCTTGTTGCTGTTGGTCGTTTATTTGCTGATCGCTTGGTTGATCAAGACGAAGTTTGGCATGGTCCAGCAGGCGATTCGCGATAGCGAGAACCGCGTACGGTTTTCCGGGTATTCGACAACGAACTACAAGCTTCTCATTTTTGTGGGGAGCGCGATGATCGCCGGCATTGCGGGAGCGTTCTACGTGCCGCAGGTTGGGGGTATCAACGCGAATGAAATGGTCCCTGCCAAGTCCCTTGACGTCGTGGTTTGGGTGGCCCTCGGCGGTCGCGGAACCAAGTTCGGCCCAGTGATCGGCGCTATTGTAGTGAGCGTGATAAAGAGCTATGCCCAAGTCGAGTTTCCCAACTCTTGGCTGATCATACTCGGGGCGATCTTCATGTTCGTCGTGCTGTTCATGCCGAACGGCCTCGCCGGATTGCCCAAGCAATTGGCTCCGCTCTGGGCCCGTATCCGCGGCAACGCTTCAACCTCGGCAACCCCTGTTTCCTAA
- the urtD gene encoding urea ABC transporter ATP-binding protein UrtD, producing the protein MAHIPPEKHTPLILSVEGVDKSFDGFKAINDLNFYLEEGELRTVIGPNGAGKSTFMDLITARTKPDAGKIQFHLDNGRDVDLTRVREHDVSQLGIGRKFQNPTVYGSHTVYDNLKLSLAGERGIFHSLFSRETAADRDKIFSVLETIRLDKHADYLAGALSHGQKQWLEIGMLLAQDPKIMLVDEPAAGMSDEETERTGELLLSLQGKHSLIVIEHDMEFVRQIASRVTVLHQGHVLKEGSFDFVKSDPQVIEVYLGRQTRKH; encoded by the coding sequence ATGGCTCACATCCCTCCGGAAAAGCACACTCCACTTATTCTCAGCGTTGAAGGTGTCGACAAGTCTTTCGACGGTTTCAAGGCAATCAACGACCTGAACTTCTATCTCGAAGAAGGTGAATTGCGCACGGTGATCGGACCGAATGGCGCGGGCAAAAGCACCTTCATGGATTTAATCACGGCCCGCACCAAACCGGACGCGGGCAAGATCCAGTTTCACTTGGACAATGGCCGAGACGTGGATTTGACGCGCGTTCGCGAGCACGACGTGAGCCAGTTGGGTATCGGACGCAAGTTCCAGAATCCGACCGTGTACGGGTCTCACACGGTGTACGACAACCTGAAGCTGTCGCTAGCTGGCGAGCGTGGAATCTTTCACTCGCTCTTCTCTCGAGAGACAGCCGCGGATCGGGACAAGATTTTTAGCGTCCTGGAAACGATTCGTTTGGACAAGCATGCAGATTATTTGGCGGGTGCTTTGTCGCACGGTCAAAAGCAGTGGCTGGAGATTGGCATGCTGCTGGCTCAGGATCCCAAGATCATGCTGGTGGACGAACCTGCTGCCGGCATGAGCGACGAGGAAACGGAGCGAACGGGTGAGCTGTTGCTGAGCCTGCAGGGCAAGCACAGCTTAATCGTGATCGAGCACGACATGGAGTTCGTTCGGCAGATCGCAAGCCGTGTAACGGTGCTGCATCAAGGTCACGTTCTGAAGGAAGGCAGCTTTGATTTCGTCAAGAGCGACCCTCAGGTGATCGAAGTTTACCTCGGCCGCCAAACCCGCAAACACTAG
- the urtE gene encoding urea ABC transporter ATP-binding subunit UrtE — protein MDTQVQEAAPAAPASDSMLLSVKDVYAGYDESMILKGVSIDVPEKKAVALLGRNGVGKTTLLNTILGIVATKAGSIEFTDRSIEKMAPDVRARLGIGYVPQGRDIFPGLTVWENLNVSLRVANAGKDAEARLESVYELFPVLKDMLKRKGGVLSGGQQQQLAIGRALLLKPKLLILDEPTEGIQPSIIDQIEDAIYAIRKKGEMSVILVEQYIDFARNACESFYILERGSVVQKGEIAKLDDDMVAKYLTV, from the coding sequence ATGGATACACAAGTTCAAGAGGCGGCGCCTGCCGCGCCGGCGAGCGATTCGATGCTCCTGTCCGTCAAGGACGTTTACGCTGGTTACGACGAATCGATGATTTTAAAGGGCGTGTCGATCGACGTGCCGGAAAAGAAGGCGGTTGCCTTGCTGGGACGTAATGGGGTGGGAAAGACTACCTTGCTCAACACGATTCTTGGCATTGTGGCGACTAAGGCTGGCTCGATCGAGTTCACGGACCGTTCCATCGAGAAGATGGCTCCTGATGTGCGGGCTCGTCTGGGGATTGGATACGTGCCGCAGGGGCGCGACATCTTCCCGGGGCTGACGGTATGGGAAAATCTCAACGTCAGTTTGCGGGTCGCCAATGCGGGCAAGGACGCGGAGGCTCGCTTGGAGTCGGTATACGAGCTTTTTCCTGTTCTCAAGGACATGCTCAAGCGCAAGGGCGGGGTTCTCAGCGGCGGCCAGCAACAGCAGCTTGCAATTGGCCGCGCTCTGCTGCTGAAGCCAAAGCTCCTCATTCTGGACGAGCCGACGGAGGGTATCCAACCCTCCATTATCGACCAGATCGAGGACGCGATCTATGCGATTCGCAAGAAAGGCGAGATGAGCGTGATCTTGGTCGAACAGTACATCGACTTTGCCCGCAACGCTTGTGAAAGCTTCTACATATTGGAGCGCGGTTCCGTGGTGCAGAAAGGTGAGATTGCGAAGCTAGACGACGACATGGTCGCAAAGTACCTCACAGTCTAA
- a CDS encoding TolC family protein — protein MTRNFTFRPSTLLLSLILALPPLRAADNVPEEIDLPDLIALALQRDFQIRIVQLDKDVSAQNLRSTRGYWDPAIGATHSDGALGGGGGASSSFNSQEGEVSSASISQNIPTGGRLTLDAATGRFENNFGGPDTHAANAGIALYQPLLKNFGANSRSFIKIAQRSYQQSEQSFRLQAITTVTNAITLYNQTALRKDSLRVAEQSRQLASQLVADTRKRAELGTIEARGVEVAETRLAQREANVVLQRRLYLDTLNELKRFVSNEALPLLDWQVEIGAMPAPQDWSGNLSQDFEYALQNRPDYQQALLEIEKAVINEQTANSGALPSLDLNARYFRTSFGDSFTSSYKGLSSAETDLFVGVTFSRPLLNRSAGADRAAARLLKDRAHLVRQQLQQAIAIQLDNAARRIESEAQSRELARQGREFAERSLEAEERKLNLGQSTTFFVLEAQEDLTAAQVSELESIANYNIAVARYHQVKGSTLQSQGIDL, from the coding sequence ATGACACGCAATTTTACCTTTCGTCCTTCAACCCTCTTGCTTTCTCTCATCCTCGCCCTGCCCCCCCTGCGGGCCGCCGACAACGTGCCCGAGGAGATCGATTTGCCGGACCTCATCGCCCTCGCTCTCCAGCGAGACTTCCAGATCCGCATCGTGCAGCTCGACAAGGATGTGTCCGCTCAAAACCTGAGGAGCACCCGCGGCTACTGGGATCCCGCAATCGGTGCCACTCATTCCGACGGAGCCCTAGGCGGCGGCGGGGGAGCCTCCTCGTCCTTCAACTCCCAGGAAGGCGAGGTCAGCTCCGCCTCCATCTCCCAAAATATTCCCACCGGTGGACGCCTCACCCTCGACGCTGCCACCGGTCGCTTCGAGAACAACTTCGGCGGCCCCGATACTCACGCGGCCAACGCCGGCATCGCCCTCTACCAACCGCTGCTAAAAAACTTCGGAGCCAACTCCCGCAGCTTCATTAAGATCGCCCAACGCAGCTACCAGCAGTCCGAGCAAAGCTTCCGCCTGCAAGCCATCACCACCGTCACCAACGCCATCACCCTCTATAACCAAACCGCCCTGCGCAAGGACTCACTACGCGTCGCAGAGCAATCCCGCCAGCTCGCCAGCCAACTGGTAGCCGACACCCGCAAACGAGCCGAGCTTGGAACAATCGAAGCCCGAGGCGTAGAAGTCGCCGAGACCCGCCTCGCCCAACGCGAAGCCAACGTCGTGCTGCAGCGACGCCTCTATCTCGACACCCTCAACGAACTAAAACGTTTCGTATCCAACGAAGCGCTACCCTTGCTCGACTGGCAGGTAGAGATCGGCGCCATGCCCGCTCCCCAAGATTGGAGCGGAAACCTGAGCCAAGATTTTGAATACGCCCTGCAGAACCGTCCTGACTACCAACAAGCCCTGCTCGAGATCGAAAAAGCGGTCATCAACGAGCAAACGGCCAACAGCGGGGCGCTTCCTTCCCTCGACCTCAACGCCCGCTACTTCCGCACCAGTTTCGGCGACTCCTTCACCTCCAGCTACAAAGGACTCAGCTCCGCCGAAACCGACCTTTTCGTAGGCGTCACTTTCAGCCGCCCCTTGCTCAACCGCAGCGCCGGAGCAGACCGAGCTGCAGCCCGCCTCCTCAAAGACAGAGCCCACCTCGTGCGCCAGCAGCTCCAGCAAGCCATCGCGATCCAGCTCGACAACGCCGCCCGCCGCATCGAGTCCGAGGCCCAAAGCCGCGAGCTTGCCCGCCAAGGTCGCGAGTTCGCCGAACGCTCCCTCGAAGCCGAAGAACGCAAGCTCAACCTCGGGCAAAGCACCACCTTCTTCGTGCTTGAAGCCCAAGAGGACCTTACCGCCGCCCAAGTGAGCGAGCTCGAATCGATCGCCAACTACAACATCGCCGTAGCCCGTTACCACCAAGTCAAAGGCAGCACCCTCCAGAGCCAAGGCATCGACCTCTAG
- a CDS encoding ABC transporter permease, with the protein MSFTNDLKVGVRQFGRNPGSMLLAIMAFSLGLGLVGLMLTLVFGVIKGHPEDIDFDKVYAIQWDPSTEHLWESGAQFGFIRHKDFRELQERQDVFEHFAFMRPNTTISVVIKKYAERFDGSYVSATLFQTLGLTPHIGTFFQEGDDLPDAEKKAVISYKLWKNHFDSRESVIGQSFNMNGIPTTIVAVAPEGVDFPSRHDVWLNDTTNHVEMSRADGDGLFVLATLKDGQTLGSAIPAMNTIAKTMADAYPKTNTGYIALQIETLGENFMGDEFPRMVYLLLACSLMVLLIACTNVANLTLSRATTRVKELAIRASLGGKRQRLIMQMVVEGFAIAFFGGLGGLIIAIWTSRAIWASVLASAQANPPIWMNMDVDLQTVGYLALITLMASIIASIVPAIRASKTDVNEILKDNSRGASSLKMGIFSKLLVLAQLSVSCALLIATSAMVSGAKDAAVFEPPYDPSKVMTARFDLPENYYPGDQRAAGLDRLQTLMENNPALEGVGFTSSVDMLYNWNSRWQVRGRAVPEGEELRARNEIVSDNYFELLDIPILYGRGFERLDQGPNAEKVCVINELLAKRLWPDNIQDAIGQQLRDEYSDSTPWFTIIGIVPDTKMAGPGANQTDEQLGGVYRPMSGDPQANVTVFAKTNGNPTEQASHIRSILHEEDQSFALYRVKTVETAVKENQFGPIFFRNLFGMFGIAAFILASIGIYGVMDFSIRQRFQEFSIRQALGAGPATIFRHIFKMSSWQIALGLGLGCALGYAILGIMAENQMARPTADPLIFLLPIALILAVSAAAIYTPARYVVNTNLSETLRGD; encoded by the coding sequence ATGTCCTTTACCAACGATCTCAAAGTCGGCGTCCGCCAATTCGGCCGCAACCCCGGCAGCATGCTGCTCGCCATCATGGCCTTCTCCCTCGGACTAGGACTCGTCGGCCTCATGCTCACCCTCGTTTTCGGCGTGATCAAGGGACATCCGGAAGACATCGACTTCGACAAAGTCTACGCCATCCAGTGGGACCCCAGCACCGAGCACCTCTGGGAGTCCGGCGCTCAGTTTGGATTCATTCGCCACAAGGACTTCCGGGAACTGCAAGAGCGGCAGGACGTCTTCGAGCACTTCGCCTTCATGCGGCCCAACACCACCATCAGCGTGGTCATCAAGAAGTACGCGGAACGCTTCGACGGCAGCTACGTCTCCGCAACACTCTTCCAAACCCTCGGCCTCACACCCCACATCGGAACCTTCTTCCAAGAGGGTGACGACCTGCCCGATGCCGAAAAGAAAGCCGTCATCAGCTACAAGCTCTGGAAGAACCATTTCGATAGCCGCGAGTCCGTTATCGGCCAATCGTTCAACATGAACGGCATCCCCACTACCATCGTTGCCGTTGCCCCCGAGGGAGTCGACTTCCCCTCACGCCACGACGTCTGGCTCAACGATACCACCAACCACGTCGAAATGTCCCGCGCCGACGGCGATGGTCTCTTCGTGCTCGCCACCTTGAAAGATGGGCAAACCCTCGGCTCCGCTATCCCAGCCATGAACACGATCGCGAAAACCATGGCCGATGCGTATCCAAAAACAAATACAGGGTACATAGCCTTGCAGATCGAAACCCTCGGCGAGAATTTCATGGGTGACGAATTTCCCCGCATGGTCTACCTCTTGCTCGCCTGCTCTCTCATGGTCCTGCTCATCGCTTGCACCAACGTGGCGAACCTCACCCTATCCCGTGCCACCACCCGCGTCAAAGAGCTCGCCATCCGGGCTTCCCTCGGCGGCAAGCGCCAGCGCCTTATCATGCAGATGGTCGTGGAAGGCTTCGCCATCGCCTTCTTCGGCGGCCTCGGCGGACTCATCATCGCCATCTGGACCAGCCGGGCTATCTGGGCCTCCGTGCTCGCCTCCGCACAAGCCAATCCGCCCATCTGGATGAACATGGACGTGGACCTGCAAACGGTCGGCTACCTCGCGCTCATCACCCTCATGGCTAGCATCATCGCCAGCATCGTGCCCGCGATTCGCGCCTCCAAGACGGATGTCAACGAAATCCTCAAGGACAACTCGCGCGGAGCCTCCAGCCTCAAGATGGGCATCTTCTCAAAGCTGCTCGTGCTCGCCCAGCTCTCCGTTTCCTGCGCCCTGCTCATCGCCACCTCCGCCATGGTCAGCGGCGCCAAGGACGCCGCCGTGTTCGAGCCGCCCTACGACCCTTCCAAAGTCATGACCGCTCGCTTCGACCTGCCCGAAAACTACTACCCGGGCGACCAACGCGCCGCCGGACTCGATCGACTGCAAACGCTCATGGAAAACAATCCCGCCCTCGAAGGCGTCGGATTCACCAGCTCCGTCGACATGCTCTACAACTGGAACTCCCGCTGGCAAGTCCGCGGACGGGCCGTGCCCGAAGGCGAAGAGCTCCGCGCCCGCAACGAGATCGTCTCCGACAACTACTTCGAACTGCTCGACATCCCCATCCTCTACGGTCGCGGCTTCGAACGTCTCGACCAAGGTCCCAACGCCGAAAAGGTATGCGTCATCAACGAGCTCCTCGCCAAACGCCTTTGGCCCGACAACATCCAGGACGCCATCGGCCAGCAACTGCGCGACGAGTACTCCGACAGCACCCCCTGGTTCACCATCATCGGCATCGTGCCCGACACCAAGATGGCTGGCCCCGGAGCCAACCAGACTGACGAGCAGCTCGGCGGCGTCTACCGCCCCATGAGCGGCGACCCTCAAGCCAATGTAACCGTATTCGCCAAGACCAACGGCAATCCCACCGAGCAAGCCAGCCACATCCGTTCCATCTTGCACGAGGAGGACCAGAGCTTCGCCCTCTACCGCGTCAAAACCGTAGAGACCGCCGTCAAAGAAAACCAGTTTGGCCCCATCTTCTTTCGCAACCTCTTCGGCATGTTCGGCATCGCCGCCTTCATCCTCGCCTCCATTGGAATCTACGGCGTCATGGATTTCTCGATACGCCAACGCTTCCAAGAATTCAGCATTCGCCAGGCCCTTGGAGCTGGGCCCGCCACCATCTTCCGCCATATCTTCAAGATGAGCAGCTGGCAAATCGCCCTCGGGCTCGGACTGGGATGCGCCCTCGGCTACGCCATACTCGGCATCATGGCCGAAAACCAGATGGCACGGCCCACTGCCGATCCCCTCATCTTCCTCCTCCCGATCGCCCTCATTCTTGCCGTCTCTGCAGCGGCCATCTACACCCCGGCCCGCTACGTCGTAAACACCAACCTCAGCGAAACCCTCCGCGGCGACTAG
- a CDS encoding ABC transporter ATP-binding protein, whose amino-acid sequence MNTEALIHLSDISKVFLTDEIETHALSGINLDIMEGEFLSISGPSGCGKSTLLSILGLLDSPSSGSYSLAGKEVATLNNNERSRIRNLDVGFIFQSFNLIGDLTVYENVELPLVYRGLKASERKTRVVEALEKVQMSHRQNHYPHQLSGGQQQRVAVARALGGTPRILLADEPTGNLDSKNGTKVMEMLQELNKEGATICMVTHDERYNEIASRTVHLFDGKVVDETVATAPAVH is encoded by the coding sequence ATGAACACCGAAGCCCTCATCCACCTCTCTGACATCTCAAAAGTTTTCCTGACCGACGAGATCGAAACCCACGCCCTTTCAGGCATCAACCTCGACATCATGGAGGGCGAGTTCCTCTCCATCTCCGGCCCCTCCGGCTGCGGCAAGTCCACCCTGCTCTCCATTCTCGGCCTGCTCGACTCGCCCTCTTCCGGTTCCTACTCACTCGCCGGCAAGGAAGTCGCCACCCTCAACAACAACGAGCGTTCCCGTATCCGAAACCTGGATGTCGGCTTCATTTTCCAGTCCTTCAACCTCATCGGCGACCTCACCGTCTACGAAAACGTCGAGCTTCCCCTCGTCTACCGCGGCCTTAAGGCCTCCGAACGCAAAACCCGCGTGGTCGAAGCCCTCGAAAAGGTGCAGATGTCGCACCGACAAAACCACTACCCGCACCAGCTGTCCGGCGGACAGCAGCAACGCGTCGCAGTCGCCCGCGCCCTTGGCGGCACCCCACGCATCCTGCTCGCGGATGAGCCCACCGGCAACCTCGACTCCAAAAACGGCACCAAGGTCATGGAAATGCTCCAGGAGCTCAACAAGGAGGGCGCCACCATCTGCATGGTCACCCACGACGAGCGCTACAACGAGATAGCATCCCGCACCGTGCACCTCTTCGACGGCAAGGTCGTGGACGAGACCGTCGCCACCGCTCCCGCCGTCCACTAA